The genomic stretch CGTTATACAAGTGGGGTCTTGAGCACCTAGATGGCTAGCTCTAAATAGATAAATAGATAAATAGATAAATAGATAAATAGATAAATAGATAAATAGATAAATAGATAAATAGTCGCGCTGTGGATAAGTCGCCAGAGCGCTATTTCAAAGCTTGTGAGGAATGAGGGCAATGCCTTCATTCCTCTTTTTTTGTCTGGATTGTGTGAAATTCATGCGTTTACTTAGCGGTTTGCAGCATATTTGTGATCTCGCTAGACACTGCACACTAATCTCTATACAATCCGCCCTCGGAGTTGAACGGGTAATCGCTGCTTTGCTGATGTCCTTCGGGAGACTGACGTTGAGGTCCTTCGGGAAACTGACGTTGAAGTCCTTCGGGAGACTGGTAGAGGGGAGGAACGTCCGGGCTCCATAGAGCAGGGTGCCAGATAACGTCTGGGGGGCGCGAGCCCACGACAAGTGCAGCAGAGAGAAGACCGCCGATGGCCTCATTTCTTCGGAAGAGGCACAGGTAAGGCTGAAAGGGTGCGGTAAGAGCGCACCGTGCGACTGGCAACAGTTCGTAGCAAGGTAAACTCCACCCGGAGCAAGATCAAATAGGCCCTCACATTGCGTTGCTCGCGTATGGGGGCGGGTAGATTGCTTGAGCCTGTGAGCGATTGCAGGCCTAGACGAATGGTTACCGCCGCGCAAGCGGAACAGAACCCGGCGTATGTGTCAACTCCACCTATCTAAAGAACCCATCATTACTTAACGGTAGTGATGGGTTTTTTGCTTTATATTGACGTAAATTATTTAGATTTCCTTAGAATCCTTCATCCTGATATGAGCTTGGGTCAAAAATTCCCAAAGCCTATACACAATATGGTGGAGATACAGCGCGAAATCAGTACACTAAAACGTTAACAGAACAAATTATTGCCGAACTATTGGCTCAATCCACTCACTGAGAAGACTATGACAGAAGCATTCAAACATATTTCAGTATTGCTTAACGAATCTATTGACGGACTTGCGATCAAACCTGACGGTACCTACATCGATGGTACTTTTGGCCGTGGTGGTCACAGCCGTACAATCCTGTCTAAACTGGGCGAGAATGGACGACTCTTTAGTATCGACCGCGATCCACAAGCGATTGCAGAAGCACAAAAGATCGATGACCCTCGCTTTACGATTATTCACGGCCCTTTCTCAGGTATGGCTGAATATGCAGAGCGTTACGACTTAGTCGGTCAAGTGGATGGCGTTTTACTGGATTTAGGTGTTTCTTCACCACAGTTAGATGATGCTGAGCGTGGCTTTAGCTTTATGAAAGATGGTCCGCTTGATATGCGTATGGATCCAACGTCAGGCATTCCTGTCTCTCAGTGGTTGGTTGAAGCGGACCTAGATGACATCACATGGGTTATTCGTGAGTTCGGTGAAGACAAACATGCTCGTCGTATCGCGAAAGGCATTATTGCTTATCAAGAAAACGAAGAGAACGAACCGTTAACACGTACTGGCCAGTTGGCTAAGCTTATCTCTGATGTGGCTCCAAAAAGCTTCAAAGAGAAAAAGCACCCAGCGACACGTGCTTTCCAAGCATTCCGCATCTATATCAATAGTGAACTTGAAGAGATCGATACGGCACTAAAAGGCGCGGCAAGCATTCTTGCTCCTGAAGGCCGTTTGTCTGTTATCAGCTTCCACTCACTTGAAGACCGCATGGTGAAACGCTTTATCCGTAAAGAGAGCCAAGGCCCTCAAGTTCCACACGGCTTGCCTTTGACTGAAGAGCAGATCAAAGCGCTAGGCAGTGCTGATCTTAAGCCAGTAGGTAAAGCGATCAAACCATCTAAAGGCGAAGTGGATGAAAATACTCGTTCACGTAGCTCAGTATTACGAATCGCAGAAAAGCTATAGTCAATGAAGACCTCCAAGCCAAACTTAGCCAAGATAATATTTTTTGATTTGATCTCCGTGGGCAAGGTCCCATTGGTGCTTCTTATCTGTATCTTTGCGAGTGCGATGGGGGTCGTTCTCACGACACATATGTCACGTCAGGCGATCACGCAAAAAGACATGGCATTAGTGGAGCGAGAACAGCTTGATGATGAGTGGCGAAATTTAATGCTTGAAGAGACGGCTCTGGCTGAACACAGCCGCGTTCAAGCATCGGCAAAACGAGAGCTAGACATGAAACGTCCAGACTCTGATAAAGAAGTTGTGATCACACTGAAATGACCGGTAAAAAGGAAAAAGCACCCGCGAAAACCGTTAAGAAACCAACGAAAGAGCGTGTGAAGAGCGAAAAGGATTCGGATCCCATTCTGATTAAATGGCGTTTTAACGTTGTTATTGCTTTCGTGTTTCTTGCCTTTGCTGCACTCGTAGGTCGTGTGGCTTACATCCAAATCATTGAACCAGATAACTTAATTCGTCAGGGCGACCTTCGCTCGGTACGTGTTAAAGCTATTCCTTCCGCTCGCGGTATTATCTCTGACCGCAATGGTGAACCGCTTGCTGTGAGTGTTCCAGTTGAAGCGGTATGGGCCGATCCTAAGACCATTTTCGATAAGAATGGCATGGCTCAAATTGATCGTTGGTATGCCTTAGCCGATGTACTTGGCTTAGAACGTCAATCGATGATCGACAAGATCTCTAGCAACAAATCCCGCCGATTTATTTATCTACAAAGACAAGTTAGCCCTGCTATGGCTAAATATATTCGTGAGCTAAAGCTGGTGGGCGTTGGCCTTAAAGCTGAATCTCGACGTTACTACCCAGCAGGCGAAGTCAGTGCGCACCTTATTGGTGTGACTGGAATAGATGGTCACGGCCTAGAAGGCGTTGAGCGCAGCTATGATAAATGGCTAACGGGTGAGGCGGGTAAGCGAACCATCCGTAAAGACCGTTACGGTCGTGTTGTTGAAAATATTGCACTAGAAGAGCGTGAAGAGGGTAAGCCTCTTGAATTAACGATCGATCAACGATTACAAGCGATTGCCTATCGAGCGATTAAACAGGCCGTAGCCGATCATAAGGCGACTTCTGGCTCTGCAATTTTATTGGATGTAAAAACCGGTGCCGTGTTAGCCATGGTTAATGCTCCGTCTTACAACCCGAACAATCGTGCTGACTTACAAAGCTTCAAAATGCGTAACCGCGTGCTTACCGATGCGATGGAACCAGGCTCTACAGTAAAGCCGTTTGTGGTTTTGGCTGCCTTAGAGAACGGTACCGCAGACCCAGATATCGTTATTGATACTGGCAATGGCATTATGCAGATCGGTGGTAGCCGTGTACGAGACTCTTCTAAAGTGGGTAAGGCCGATTTAGCTTTGATCCTTAAGAA from Vibrio pomeroyi encodes the following:
- the rsmH gene encoding 16S rRNA (cytosine(1402)-N(4))-methyltransferase RsmH codes for the protein MTEAFKHISVLLNESIDGLAIKPDGTYIDGTFGRGGHSRTILSKLGENGRLFSIDRDPQAIAEAQKIDDPRFTIIHGPFSGMAEYAERYDLVGQVDGVLLDLGVSSPQLDDAERGFSFMKDGPLDMRMDPTSGIPVSQWLVEADLDDITWVIREFGEDKHARRIAKGIIAYQENEENEPLTRTGQLAKLISDVAPKSFKEKKHPATRAFQAFRIYINSELEEIDTALKGAASILAPEGRLSVISFHSLEDRMVKRFIRKESQGPQVPHGLPLTEEQIKALGSADLKPVGKAIKPSKGEVDENTRSRSSVLRIAEKL
- the ftsL gene encoding cell division protein FtsL, whose amino-acid sequence is MKTSKPNLAKIIFFDLISVGKVPLVLLICIFASAMGVVLTTHMSRQAITQKDMALVEREQLDDEWRNLMLEETALAEHSRVQASAKRELDMKRPDSDKEVVITLK
- a CDS encoding penicillin-binding transpeptidase domain-containing protein, whose translation is MTGKKEKAPAKTVKKPTKERVKSEKDSDPILIKWRFNVVIAFVFLAFAALVGRVAYIQIIEPDNLIRQGDLRSVRVKAIPSARGIISDRNGEPLAVSVPVEAVWADPKTIFDKNGMAQIDRWYALADVLGLERQSMIDKISSNKSRRFIYLQRQVSPAMAKYIRELKLVGVGLKAESRRYYPAGEVSAHLIGVTGIDGHGLEGVERSYDKWLTGEAGKRTIRKDRYGRVVENIALEEREEGKPLELTIDQRLQAIAYRAIKQAVADHKATSGSAILLDVKTGAVLAMVNAPSYNPNNRADLQSFKMRNRVLTDAMEPGSTVKPFVVLAALENGTADPDIVIDTGNGIMQIGGSRVRDSSKVGKADLALILKKSSNIGVAKLALNMPLEALLGMYSSVGLGEMSGLNLIGETSGIFPNRRRWSKFEIATLSFGYGLSVTPMQLAHAYATLANKGMYEPIHIIKSNDQDFSKQIIKRENAELVLNMLEGVTQKGGTATRAAVPGYRVAAKTGTSRKAEAGGYSDEYIAITAGFAPVSDPRVALVVVVNEPQGDLYYGGSVAAPVFSEIMKGALQILNVPADENKFQE